In Herbinix luporum, a single window of DNA contains:
- a CDS encoding IS1/IS1595 family N-terminal zinc-binding domain-containing protein: MAIIPLNVVCPRCFSKNLYRFGKDNEGFQKYQCKQCKRQFAPDNPSFNMRSRRQRKYPDCPACGKSTFLHHDYTYYSNFRCSDKKCNHSFKVPKLINVKLPSSEFKPQNFSFKGMRHPLFIVLCALNYYFCDNSTTRKVAQTLYMVHQVKVSHVTISKWVKRFAPIFKMIAESHFLTSIS; the protein is encoded by the coding sequence ATGGCTATTATACCATTAAATGTCGTATGTCCAAGATGTTTTTCAAAAAATCTTTACCGTTTTGGCAAGGATAATGAGGGATTTCAAAAATATCAGTGTAAACAATGTAAACGTCAGTTTGCACCTGATAACCCTTCCTTCAATATGCGTTCCAGACGTCAAAGGAAATACCCTGATTGCCCCGCTTGTGGTAAATCAACTTTTCTTCATCATGACTATACTTATTACTCAAACTTCCGTTGCTCTGATAAAAAATGCAATCATTCTTTTAAAGTTCCTAAGCTGATTAATGTAAAGCTTCCTTCTTCTGAATTTAAGCCTCAAAATTTTTCTTTTAAGGGTATGCGACATCCACTCTTTATTGTACTTTGTGCCTTGAATTACTATTTTTGTGATAACTCAACTACTCGTAAAGTTGCCCAAACCTTATATATGGTTCATCAGGTTAAAGTTTCTCATGTCACCATTTCTAAATGGGTTAAGCGATTTGCACCTATATTTAAGATGATTGCTGAAAGCCATTTTCTCACCTCCATTAGTTAA